The Bacteroidota bacterium genome window below encodes:
- a CDS encoding T9SS type A sorting domain-containing protein: MNSNSTILKKFTSSIGLLMILVLTVIFTMPVSVFSQEGVVSNAVNNQINPASTTDSSGGTIVTWQDYRNGKYEIYAQRINASGLAVWTPNGVPICLQDSNYNPAITYDGIGGAIITWQSYRNSATADIYAQRIDSNGVVQWTANGVALCVVVFDQNTITMVNDDNGGAILTWRDYRSNIGLADIYAQRVSPTGAMLWVANGVSICNQAAEQGAPKLISDGTGGAFITWSDNRAGDYDIYTQRISAGGAPQWTTNGVATCTSASDQLTPSICSDGAAGVIITWSDFRSTTDFNIYAQRQGPAGGIVWTVDGIVMNNNVAYAQTEPQIISDELGGAIITWTDYRTGVLADIYAQRVSSTGAVQWTATGVTICTAANDQIKSQLVSDGNHGAYIAWEDHRNAGNSDIYVQRIASDASLNWSANGVAVCDANYDQLNPSIVSNGNNGALVVWQDFRGGNDFDIVTYGFNTALPVELASLTSIVNNRDVNLKWTTVSEINNSGFEIERKNYSATNDNWVNAGFVAGNGTVNTLSEYNFQDQNLQTGKYNYRLKQIDYNGNYEYHNLSSFVQIGTPSKFNLSQNYPNPFNPVTKINFEIPIDAMVNITVFDMAGREVKTLVNETKSAGFYTVQFDASGISSGLYFYRIMTDGNDKFIMTKKLIVIK; encoded by the coding sequence ATGAATAGTAACTCTACAATCCTAAAGAAATTTACAAGCAGTATAGGGCTGCTTATGATTTTAGTTTTAACAGTAATTTTCACCATGCCCGTATCTGTTTTTTCACAGGAAGGTGTTGTCAGCAATGCAGTTAATAACCAGATAAACCCTGCATCAACTACAGATAGCAGCGGCGGTACAATTGTAACATGGCAGGATTATAGAAACGGTAAATACGAGATTTACGCTCAAAGAATTAATGCATCAGGACTTGCAGTATGGACACCAAACGGTGTACCAATTTGTTTACAGGATAGCAATTATAATCCTGCAATTACTTACGACGGTATAGGCGGAGCTATTATAACATGGCAGTCTTACAGAAACAGCGCTACTGCAGATATATATGCACAGCGCATTGACTCTAATGGAGTTGTACAATGGACTGCTAACGGAGTTGCTTTATGCGTTGTAGTATTCGACCAGAATACAATTACAATGGTTAACGATGACAACGGTGGAGCAATTTTAACATGGAGAGATTACAGAAGCAATATCGGTCTTGCCGATATTTATGCGCAGAGAGTAAGTCCTACAGGTGCAATGCTTTGGGTAGCAAATGGTGTAAGCATTTGTAATCAGGCAGCAGAGCAGGGCGCACCAAAACTAATCAGCGACGGCACAGGCGGAGCATTTATTACGTGGTCAGATAACAGAGCCGGAGATTACGATATTTATACACAAAGAATAAGCGCAGGCGGCGCGCCGCAATGGACTACTAACGGCGTAGCAACATGTACTTCAGCGTCAGACCAGTTAACTCCCTCAATTTGCAGCGATGGAGCAGCGGGTGTAATTATTACATGGTCAGATTTCAGAAGCACAACAGATTTTAATATTTACGCGCAAAGACAAGGACCTGCAGGAGGAATTGTATGGACAGTTGATGGTATTGTTATGAATAACAATGTTGCTTACGCTCAGACAGAACCGCAAATTATCAGTGATGAACTTGGCGGAGCAATAATAACATGGACAGATTACAGAACGGGAGTTCTTGCCGATATATATGCACAGCGTGTAAGCTCCACAGGAGCAGTTCAATGGACTGCAACCGGTGTGACTATTTGTACAGCAGCAAACGACCAGATAAAATCACAGCTTGTAAGTGATGGTAATCACGGCGCATACATAGCATGGGAAGACCATCGTAATGCAGGCAACTCAGATATCTACGTACAAAGAATAGCGTCCGATGCATCATTGAACTGGTCAGCAAATGGTGTTGCTGTTTGCGATGCAAATTATGACCAGTTAAATCCTTCTATTGTGAGCAACGGCAATAACGGAGCTTTAGTAGTATGGCAGGATTTCAGAGGCGGCAATGATTTCGATATAGTTACATACGGATTCAATACTGCGCTTCCGGTGGAACTTGCATCACTGACATCAATTGTAAACAACAGAGACGTAAATCTGAAATGGACAACAGTTTCAGAAATAAATAATTCAGGATTCGAAATTGAAAGGAAAAATTACTCAGCCACAAATGATAACTGGGTAAATGCAGGATTTGTTGCGGGAAATGGAACAGTAAACACTTTATCGGAGTATAACTTCCAGGACCAAAACTTACAGACCGGTAAATACAATTACAGATTAAAACAAATTGATTATAACGGTAACTATGAGTATCACAATCTAAGCAGTTTCGTTCAAATCGGAACTCCTTCCAAATTTAATCTCTCTCAGAATTATCCTAATCCGTTTAATCCTGTTACAAAGATAAATTTTGAAATACCCATTGATGCTATGGTTAATATAACCGTATTTGATATGGCAGGACGTGAAGTAAAAACACTTGTAAATGAAACTAAATCAGCAGGATTTTACACAGTGCAATTTGATGCTTCAGGAATTTCCAGCGGTTTATATTTCTATAGAATTATGACGGATGGCAATGATAAATTTATCATGACTAAAAAACTCATAGTGATAAAATAA
- a CDS encoding T9SS type A sorting domain-containing protein, translated as MKTHLTKLINFVIRETGLYSFILAAILIIPITTFSQTTGPVSTASNNQINPAMATDGAGGTIVAFQDKHNGKYEIYAQRMNASGNPLWTTNGIAICTQDSNYNPIVVSDGVGGAIISWQSYRGSATADIYAQKINSSGTVLWALNGVPVCAVVFDQNTISMIEDGVGGAILTWQDYRSNNGFADIYAQRVNSLGAMLWVANGVSVCNQAAEQNGPAVVNDGLGGAFITWADNRAGNYDIYTQRISAGGAPQWTTNGVATCTMASDQRKPDLCTDGAAGVIVTWYDFRSTTDYNIYAQRMGPAGGIVWAVDGVVMNNNVAYDQIDPMIVSDGLGGAIISWSDKRTGITSDIYAQRVNSTGAVQWTATGVIICTASGDQIKSQLVSDGNNGAYIVWEDHRNAGNSDIYAQRIASNAALNWAATGFEICAVGNDQLNPRIVSNGNQGAIVVWQDFRSGTNFDVYNTGFNTQGLVGIHNGGITNPVNYTLEQNFPNPFNPSTKINYTLPQSSNVKLSIYDALGHVVSTLVNESQNAGSYNIEWNAASFATGVYFYKLEAGSFSSTKQMILVK; from the coding sequence ATGAAAACACATTTAACTAAATTGATTAATTTTGTAATTCGAGAGACAGGCTTATACAGTTTTATACTCGCAGCAATTCTAATAATACCTATTACAACTTTTTCACAGACAACAGGACCTGTAAGCACAGCATCAAATAACCAGATAAATCCTGCAATGGCAACTGACGGTGCCGGTGGTACTATAGTAGCTTTTCAGGATAAACACAACGGCAAATACGAAATTTATGCGCAAAGAATGAACGCATCAGGAAATCCTTTATGGACAACAAACGGAATTGCAATCTGCACGCAGGATAGTAATTACAATCCTATTGTAGTAAGCGATGGCGTAGGCGGCGCAATTATTTCATGGCAGTCTTACCGCGGAAGCGCAACAGCAGATATCTATGCACAAAAAATTAATTCTTCAGGCACGGTTCTCTGGGCATTAAACGGAGTTCCCGTATGCGCAGTAGTTTTTGACCAGAATACAATTTCAATGATTGAAGACGGAGTTGGCGGAGCAATTTTAACATGGCAGGACTACAGAAGCAATAACGGCTTTGCCGATATTTATGCGCAGAGAGTTAACAGCTTAGGAGCTATGCTCTGGGTAGCTAACGGTGTAAGCGTTTGTAATCAGGCAGCAGAACAAAACGGTCCCGCAGTTGTAAACGACGGCTTAGGCGGAGCTTTTATAACATGGGCAGATAACAGAGCCGGTAACTATGATATTTATACACAAAGAATAAGCGCAGGCGGCGCACCGCAATGGACAACTAACGGCGTTGCAACTTGTACTATGGCATCAGACCAGCGCAAGCCTGACCTTTGCACCGATGGCGCAGCAGGCGTAATAGTTACATGGTATGATTTCAGAAGCACAACAGATTATAATATTTATGCACAGAGAATGGGACCAGCAGGCGGTATTGTATGGGCAGTTGACGGAGTTGTAATGAACAACAATGTTGCATACGACCAGATAGACCCTATGATTGTCAGCGACGGTCTTGGCGGCGCAATCATTTCATGGAGCGATAAACGCACAGGTATAACATCAGATATTTATGCACAGAGAGTTAACTCAACAGGTGCAGTTCAATGGACTGCTACCGGAGTAATTATCTGCACAGCCTCTGGCGACCAGATAAAATCTCAGCTTGTAAGCGACGGTAACAACGGCGCATACATTGTATGGGAAGATCATCGCAACGCGGGTAACTCAGATATCTATGCACAGAGAATTGCATCCAATGCAGCATTGAACTGGGCAGCAACAGGATTTGAAATCTGCGCAGTCGGCAACGACCAGTTGAATCCAAGAATTGTCAGCAACGGAAATCAGGGAGCAATAGTTGTATGGCAGGATTTCAGAAGCGGCACAAACTTCGATGTTTACAATACAGGATTTAACACACAAGGTTTAGTCGGAATTCATAACGGCGGAATAACAAATCCGGTTAATTATACATTGGAGCAGAACTTTCCTAATCCGTTCAATCCTTCTACCAAAATAAATTACACACTTCCGCAAAGCAGTAATGTGAAGCTTAGTATTTACGATGCTCTGGGGCATGTAGTAAGTACGCTTGTTAATGAATCACAAAATGCAGGAAGTTATAATATTGAATGGAATGCAGCATCTTTTGCTACAGGTGTTTACTTCTACAAATTAGAAGCAGGCAGCTTTAGCTCAACAAAGCAAATGATATTAGTAAAGTAA
- a CDS encoding glucose 1-dehydrogenase has translation MKMLENKVALVTGAGSGIGKAIALLYAAQGAKVIVSDINEKSGKEVTEEIISKEGTAVFFNADTSNPKDQENLVKEAMKQFGALHIACNNAGIGGDLLPTADYPIESWNKIIGINLSGVFYGMHFQIPAMLASGGGSIVNISSILGQVGTKGLSGYVSAKHGVVGLTKTAGIEYAEQNIRVNAVGPGYIETPLLTDTLDEKTIAALAGLHPMNRLGNADEVAELVLWLSCSKASFVTGSYYAVDGGYLAQ, from the coding sequence ATGAAGATGTTAGAGAACAAAGTCGCATTGGTAACCGGCGCGGGCTCCGGTATTGGTAAAGCTATTGCATTATTGTATGCAGCACAGGGTGCAAAAGTTATTGTATCTGATATAAATGAAAAGTCGGGTAAAGAAGTTACAGAAGAAATTATTTCTAAAGAAGGAACGGCAGTTTTTTTCAACGCTGATACCTCAAATCCTAAAGACCAGGAAAATCTTGTAAAGGAAGCTATGAAGCAATTTGGCGCGTTGCATATTGCATGTAACAATGCTGGCATTGGCGGCGACTTACTCCCTACAGCAGATTATCCTATTGAAAGCTGGAATAAAATAATCGGAATTAATTTATCGGGAGTATTTTACGGAATGCATTTTCAAATCCCTGCTATGTTAGCAAGCGGAGGCGGAAGCATTGTAAATATCTCTTCCATATTGGGACAGGTGGGTACTAAAGGTCTTTCAGGATATGTATCTGCAAAGCACGGAGTGGTCGGGCTTACTAAGACGGCAGGTATTGAATATGCAGAGCAAAACATTCGTGTAAATGCAGTGGGACCCGGTTATATTGAGACTCCTTTGCTCACCGATACTCTCGATGAAAAAACAATTGCAGCATTAGCTGGCTTGCATCCTATGAACAGATTAGGAAATGCAGATGAAGTTGCAGAGTTAGTTTTATGGCTGAGTTGTTCAAAAGCATCATTTGTGACAGGTTCTTATTACGCGGTAGATGGGGGTTATCTGGCGCAGTAA